CCAGAAAAAACAAAAATGTATATTGATTTGTTCACTGCATGGTGTTAAGATAATTTCTGTTGTTTTGGGGTGGTTTTGCCACAATTCCACATCTGCCAGGAGGCAGCCGCGTAGTGACCGCTGTAGGTGTCACTGAACTTTTTCTCGCGTTGTTTCTTTCCAAATCTAAATAAACATCGGACATCTTTGCATCCGATTTAATCAGTCTGAAGTTATTTTCCTGATGATGAATTGCGCACAGTGTGCGCGCTTTATAGAGATTTGAAAAACGGTGCTTGAAAAATTCTGGTAAGGTTTGGTCTCATGACGGAATCAAACGAATACATTGAGTCAGATAAATTTGCATTTGATCTTGTTGCAAATATTGTAAGTTCTCCGGGTGCTTTTCCTCAGACAGGAAAATACAGTAGTAAAATTTGGGCGCAGCTGTTTGGAATGACAGAAAAAAATTTTAAGGAACTTTTAAAAGAATCTGGCATCCCTTATTTTAAATTTGGAAGTAATGTCATTGTTGATGCACAAGATTTTTGGAAAAATCAGGGGCAGAAGGAATCATGAACGAGCTCAGATCGTTTGATGGATCGGGACAGATGGTAAATAGAATATCTTGTGGATTTGATTTACGCTTAGAAAAATGAACATGATTACTCAGTTGTCGAAAAGGCTATTAAAGATAAGAAATACTAAAAAATTTCTGATCTTAGCTCACTTTCTATTATGCCCCAAGCTAGAATTATTGGAGACCTTTAGTGATGATTAATTATCACTAAAGTACTTTTTTCTCTTGGTAGAAATTATATGATTTAGAAGCTATGGCAAGGTGCGATCAAGGTTATCTCTGCGTTGTGTGTGGTCGAGAGGTCGAGAAGATCGAGGACAGCGCACTCTATCTGCGTTATATTATTGGAGAAGTAGACGAAGATGAATTAAACTCGCAACCCGAGCATCATATTCGATGCAATCCTATTTTAGCTCAATTCATTATCGATGATCACTTTGAACCGGTTTTTGTAGAGGGACCATTTGATAAACGTGAACTCGATTCGTCTGAGGCTTTGCTAAGAGAGAAGTTAATCACTGATGGCTGGAGAAGACTATGCGAGGTAAAAAGCAAAAATATCACAATCAGTGAATTTCCATTAAAAGAATAATGAATCCTACGATGATTAGTAGATAAGTCGATTCCTGTCGCCGACTGTCTTTGAGACTAAGTTTATTTGGTTCTATTTAAGCACCTGTCGTTCTGTGCAACGACAGGTGCTTTTTTTTGCAAAATAGCGTTGTGCGACTCATGCCATTAACGAGTATTAGTGATCACAAATGTTGCTTCCTACTTCTGCTGATTACCGAGATCATAATGCCTCAAACAATACGTAAAGGGATTTTTATTCCAGCATGGGTGATTGCATGTGTTTTTTCTCCCATTATTGCTGGAGGTGTTGGAGCTGTTACGTGGACTGCCAAAACATTGATCGAACATAGTCAGCGACTAATAGAAATTGATGAAAAGCTCGATTCCAATAAAGAGTTACTCATTGAAATGGTGAATTCACATGAGAGGCGGATCAGTCGATTAGAAGACAAGGCTTTCGGAGAAAATTGATGATTGAAATCACGACTGACGATCTGCCAGCCAAGCTTGTCCAACTAATGGAAGGCCCCACACCTCCCGATTATTTTGTTTCGAATGGTTGTAGTTTCTCTCCGGATCGGTGGGGAGGTGTTGACATCAGGGCAGCCTGCCACTGGCATGATTATGCCTATCAAATAGGTGGTTGCAAGCAGGACCGCCAAATAGCTGATTCGTCATTTTATCGAAATCTCAGACGCTGCGACTTAGGAAAGTTCATGGCGAATATTTATTACCGCCGTGTGCGGTTGTTTGGAGTTGCTGCTTTTAACTGGGCTGAAGGGAAAGTCCCTTTGAATCCCTGGCATTACTGTTTACTGTTTTTTGAAAGGTACATTCAATGGTGAGGATAATCACTATTATCGTTGTGCTGATATTGGCCACTGTTGTGCAGGCTCAGGCATTGGTTCTCCGAACGGTGGGAAAGCGATGTACTGCTTATGGTTGCCACCAAATCATTGGTACGGGAGCTTGTGCCTACATCGGAAACATTGATGGCAGGTCGATTTATTTGACAGCTGCTCATAACCTGGAAGGGAACCCGGCAGTGTTTGTTGGCTATGCAGGCAGGTGGTGGCAAGCCAAAGTCATCCATAAGCGATATCAAAAAAATATCGATTATGCTGTGATCGAAACACAGAAAATATCAGCCAATAGATGTTTTAAAATAGCAGAGCATCAACCCGACAATGGTGTTGATGCAGTGGCTTATGGCTATGCAAATGGTATCTATAACATGAAGACCATCAGAGCAAAAATTCGAGTGAACAGAAATGGGAGATTCTTTTCGAAGCTCGTTGCCAAGGGCGATTCAGGTGGACCAATTGTCGTGAATGATCGCATTGTGGGAATAATTAAAGGTCACGATTACAAGAACACACTCTATACAGAATCTGACCTGATTAGAGTTGAGTTATTCAGAATTTATGGAAGGTTGCCCGCATGTGGGGGATCAGTGATTATTGCGGAAAACCCACCAAAGCCTGATACTCCCGTTCCAAAATATGATGAAGAAATCGCCATACTGGAGGGGGAAATTTCAAAATTACGAGAGCAGTTAGATCAGCTTTCAAAAACAAAAATACCAGTTCAAATCATAGGTTCAAACAATAAGGTCTTAAGCGAGCAAAAATACCTGCTTGGCGACCCTATTAAACTACGTTTTAAAGCCGTTAAAAAGTGAGGCCTCATAATGCCAGGCGGCGAGATTTTAGATGTTGAAATCCCTATTGAGGATGAAGGAGAAAAGGAGATGGCTGCTGTGGATTTATCGGAAAACGTTGCGAATCACATGTTGACGCAACTCATGCAAACCGGGACGGTGGCACAGAATAACTTTGTGACCGTTCAAAAAATTGTTGATTATGACTATTTGGAAAACAAGCGAATGGTAACCCTTGATGAAGCGGTTGGTATTCGTGAGGTTCAATCCAAAGTCAATCCAGGTGGGCCGGCTGCTGCCTAATGGACGATCCTCTGGAAGAATTAATCAGGCAAAACAATGAGTTTCATAACTGCTTGATTGAACAGAACAACGAGTTAGACCGAGCGTTTCAAAACGGAACGTTCGGTCAACTTGTACAATTATGGAGCGAAAAAAATGACGGAGGAGACCCAACCGAAGACGTGGCAGGAGAAGATAGCGAAACATTTTTGGTCAATCAAAGCAGGGGAGAGAGCGGAGAATTTGCGGCAAGCGAGCCGCCGATTTAACAATGTCGAATCGTTGGTGATGTCCACACGAGAAAAACTACTTGGGAAAGAGATCACAGACAATAATCGCCCAGAGGGTGAGGATATGCATATCGGAGACGACAATAGTGTAATTCATCAGTATCTGTCAGCAGAGAAGAAAGGAACTGCAGGTACAATCGCCAAGCTAACATTGGGTGCGGGAATGCTCGCTATGGGTGCAGGTGTGCCGATTGGTGGTTGGTTGATTGCAGACGCTTTGAAAAACAATTCAGTTAAAGAGGTCGTAATACCCATTGATAGCGATACTTTATTTGATTTAGAGCTGGTGAAGTAAGAATATAAATTGTTGTTCTGTTTGAGCACCCATGCTTAAATGCACCTCATGACAGCGCTGGACTTTCCTTTAGAATGAGCATTGAACTTCGTTTAAGACCTATGTATCCCTACTTGAAAAGGACTGTGACAATGCCTCATTTTATTGTTTATCTTGCTCGTGAAAAAAATCAACGTCCTGTAAAACGTCTTGATTGTGAAGCGCAAACACATGTATTGGCAGCAAAATTGATTGAAGCCGAATATCCCGATTTAGTTGTCAATTCAGTATTGGTAAAGCATGAACCGATTTCGTCCTGTGCCCGATGCGGAGCACCCATTTTTAAGGGTGATTATCACAAAGATCAGATACGTCAACGCTATGGAGCCAATCGCTGTTTGGACTGTATGTAATAGAATTTAAAACGAGTGATTATGTAAAATGAAAGATCGCGTAAAAAGCTTCCGGCGTATCAAAGCCTCACAACTCAAACGCAATGTGAAAAACTGGCGCGTTCATCCTCCATCACAAAAGTCAGCATTAAGTACAATTCTAAAAGATGTAGGGTTCGCTTCAGCTTGCCTTGTAAGAGATTGTAACAATGGGACGTTTGAATTGATTGATGGTCATTTACGCGCTGATCTCGCTGAAAATGAAAAAGTCCCATGTCTGATTTTGGATGTAACAAAATCTGAAGCCGATAAAATATTGGCAACATTTGATATGGTTACATCCATGGCAGGCACTGATCAGGTTGCATTAAATAAATTGATTTCTTCGATTTCTACCGAATCAAAGGAACTACAGAGTTTACTGAATACTCTGATGAGTCATGATTCTGAATTGTTGGAAATGGTAACCGGTAAAGACGAGTCACATCTCTTAACAGACTCTTTCAGTATTTTGATTGATTGCAAAGATGAATCCGAACAGATAATGCTTTTACAGCGACTGAAAAAAGAAGGTCTGACATGTCGCGCGTGGATATTATAAAGGAAAGTAATATCGTACGGACTCCTCGTGTCATGCAACTAGAGGGGATATTTGGCATTGCAGTTGAAAAAAAGAGCCGTGTTGAGTTTTCTGTAGAAATACCTCTAAATGATCATGCATGGAACATTGGTTTAATTGTCGGTCCTTCTGGATGTGGAAAGACTACCATTGCCAAAACGCTTTTCCATAAAGAGTTAATTGGAGACTTCAAATGGTTTGAAAACAAAAGTATTCTGGATTCTTTTCCTAATGATATGGGAATTAAAGAAATCACAGGCCTCCTTTCTTCAGTTGGTTTTTCTTCACCTCCCAGTTGGTTAAGACCTTTTCGTGTACTTTCCAATGGCGAACAGTTTCGAGTGACGATAGCACGGACTTTAGCCGAGCAACCAAAATTTGTGGTCCTCGATGAGTTTACGTCAGTAGTTGATCGGACTGTTGCTCAAATCGGAAGTAGTGCCATTGCAAAATCAGTTCGGAGAAGGCAGCAAAAATTTATCGCCGTTACGTGCCATTACGACATTATCGACTGGCTTAATCCTGACTGGATTTATCAACCAGCGTCTGAGGAATTTCAATGGAGGTGTGAAAGGCAGTCGCGACCCCCGATCTCCCTCAAAATTATTAACGTGCATCGAAGTGCGTGGTCTCTATTCCGGAAACATCACTATTTAGATTCAACAATTCATAAGTCTGCTAACTGTTTTATGGCATTAGTCGACGATAAGCCAGCAGCTTTCACTGCAGTGATTCATTTTCCACACAAAACAACCCCATCATTCAGAGAGCATCGAACAGTCTGTCTCCCTGACTTTCAAGGAGTTGGTATTGGAAATGCCATGAGTGAGTATGTAGCATCTCTTTACGTTTGCAAGAAACCGTACACAAGTGTCACAGGACATCCTGCCATGATTCGCCATCGAGCGAGGTCAAGTTTATGGAGAATGACTCGCAAACCATCTACAGTTCAGCATCAATATGGCTTTCAGCGAATCAGAAAAAGTCGAGTTTCTGGCAGTGCGGGAAGAATTACCGCCAGCTTTCAATTTATCGGTCCTGGACGAAGGAAAGAAGCAATGAGATTTGGCCTGATTTGAATAGAGCGAAAGCCCTCTGCCTCACAAGTATTACCATGCACAACAGCGCTTCCAGGCGGTGTGGCATTGAAAGGCTTCTGCAGACGGGACACCCGACTGAGTGCCACGAATCCTGCATTGCTGGAGCATAAGGTCTTGAAGAGGAGAGAAGCTCGAGTCCTTGCCGCGTTGTAATTGGCTTTGGTGGCAGTTGAGCATGTCCAGTTTTATGCTGACATATTCACTTACATCGATGTATAAATGTGGCTCAAATTGTGTCATGTTCACAGTATCCATCCACCAGAGAACAGGTGGCTGGTTCAAAGCCGGTGACGGTGTCTGGTTTCCAGTAGAGGCACTGAACCACGTAGCTGCTTCCGTGATAACAGAAGCAGCACGATGGTCTGCGTGATAGTCTAATGGCGAATGTGCCAATACAAGCGTTGGTGAAAACCGCCGCATGATCTCTGTTAAATTACGGCGCTGTTCCAAGTTGTCAAATAGGGCGCCATCCGGATTTTCACCAAAAAAGAGATCTGCACCAAGCAGTTTCGCAGCCATTTGCATTTCTTGACGTCGTGCTTCGGCTAGTTTCTCGATAGGTGGTTCTGGTTGTCCTTTGTCTCCTTGACAGAGTATGCATATTCCGACGGAAGCGCCTTCATGATGGGCACGCGCCAAAGTACCCGCGCATAATAATTCTGCATCATCGGGGTGAGCTACAACAGCGAGAATGCGTTCTTGTTGGAAGTTTAATTTCATTTTGCTCAACAGAGTTCATTACAAGTGGATTAAAATATAAAATTAACGTAGCCGAATGTCGGGGAGATCAGCAACGTATTCCGCAACTGTGAGAGAAACATCAGAGTGCGTTCGCAAAAGCGAAGCCGGGCAGTCGCCAGTAATGGGGCCTTGAAGGACTCTGCGAATGACCGAACTTTGCCAGATGCGGTTACAATAGAAGTGCTGTTCTTTAGCAGCAAGAATTTCTTTCATTCCAATCGTCACAGCGCGCCAGGGGATTATGGAAATTTCACCGCCTACGGTTACAGAGTTAATAGTTCTTGTTTCCCGGGTTAAATTGAGGTTACGGGTAGGTAGCTGTAAGAATTCTTCCGTTGGAATCATATGCCCTGGTTCGGGTGGTTCATTGAAGGCGATATGACCATTAATCCCAATCCCACCAAAGCAGGCATCTACTCCTCCCCGTTGATCGATTAATTGTTGGATAGCACCAACATTATTTGGATCGGGACAGATGCGATTTTCGGGTAAAGGTGATAATTCCGGATTCAATAAGTCATAGAATTTACGATTCATATAGCCACGAAAGCTGAGTGGGTGGGAGATATCGACCCATTGATCGTCGTCTGTCAGATATTCATCCATATTGATCAGCATGACATCTCTAATTGAGTATTGGTTTTGATTCAACATGTCAGCCAATATAGGATATTGATCGACGGGGCCAACAGGAACGATCAATGTGGCAGGGTGACCATTTTGCTCTGCCACTTTTATAGCCTTAAACATTGCCGTTGCCATATGTTGAGCAATCTCAGACATGTCTTTAACTACAGAAAGCTTAACTGCCGTTCCTTTAACTAAAGCGTCACGATTGATTTTAAGGTAATCAGGAAATTCAGTCGTCATTGTGTTGAGAGTACTTTTGCTTTGAGGCATGATTTAGCTTTGATAACTTATTTCAGCGTGAAATATTCATGGAATAAAATCGCAGCATAGAATTATCAAATCAGATGAACCTATAATAAATGTATTAGAACACAACAGGTCTTCGTGACCAATTGACTTCAAAAGTTTATGTTACGATTTTCAAATCATTTTATCTTGAGTAATGGAATTCACAATGAAATTGTTTCTGGATAGTGCAATCACAGATGAGATTAAGCACAGCCTTGAATATTGGGACTTGGATGGACTTACAACAAACCCCAAGCATATCAATAATTCTGGTAAGCCTTTTTTGAAAGTAATTGAAGAGATCGCAGAATTGTTCACTGGCACTGATAAACCTGTGAGTGTGGAAGTGGATCCACATATTACAGATTGGGAACAGATCGTAGAACAAGGAATCCAGCTTTCCAAAATGTCTCCTAATTTTGTAGTGAAAGTGGGCGCCAGCGAAGAAGGGTTTAAAGCGATTCGCGAGTTGACTAAGCAGGGAATTCGGACGAATGCCACTTTAATTTTTTCAGTTGCACAGGCATGGCATGCGGCTCGAGCGGGAGCGTACTTTCTCAGCCCCTTTATTGGATGGAAAGAAAATTATGGCGATTCGACAACAGAATTCATTCTGGAAGTCGCCGAAATGCTGGAACGACATCAGTATGATTCACAAATTATTGCGGCTGCGATTCGGAATGCTCGGCAGATTGCAGATGTTGCTCTTGCGGGAGCCCATTGTGTGACTGCAGGTCTTGTCGTGTATCAGGATAGCATGCAAAACCCTTACACAGTCCATGGAGAGAAAGTATTCCAGGATGCATGGGACGCGACGCCAAAAAGTTAGCTCTAGGCATTTTTAAATTCATGAATCTCTTCGCTTCAATGTTTCGATCAAGTCAGGACTTAGTATGTTCATTATCAGTGGTATTTGCTCTGGAATAACGCGGTTTGGTTTTCTTTTTTATTTTTTGAGTTTATTTCTATGCTTAGTATTATTCTCTACCGACAAGGCGTGTGCATTAGAGCGTTCAGAAAAACCGAATGTGATTATTATTT
The Gimesia aquarii DNA segment above includes these coding regions:
- a CDS encoding ParB/RepB/Spo0J family partition protein, translated to MKDRVKSFRRIKASQLKRNVKNWRVHPPSQKSALSTILKDVGFASACLVRDCNNGTFELIDGHLRADLAENEKVPCLILDVTKSEADKILATFDMVTSMAGTDQVALNKLISSISTESKELQSLLNTLMSHDSELLEMVTGKDESHLLTDSFSILIDCKDESEQIMLLQRLKKEGLTCRAWIL
- a CDS encoding PIG-L deacetylase family protein, which encodes MKLNFQQERILAVVAHPDDAELLCAGTLARAHHEGASVGICILCQGDKGQPEPPIEKLAEARRQEMQMAAKLLGADLFFGENPDGALFDNLEQRRNLTEIMRRFSPTLVLAHSPLDYHADHRAASVITEAATWFSASTGNQTPSPALNQPPVLWWMDTVNMTQFEPHLYIDVSEYVSIKLDMLNCHQSQLQRGKDSSFSPLQDLMLQQCRIRGTQSGVPSAEAFQCHTAWKRCCAW
- a CDS encoding AAA family ATPase, coding for MSRVDIIKESNIVRTPRVMQLEGIFGIAVEKKSRVEFSVEIPLNDHAWNIGLIVGPSGCGKTTIAKTLFHKELIGDFKWFENKSILDSFPNDMGIKEITGLLSSVGFSSPPSWLRPFRVLSNGEQFRVTIARTLAEQPKFVVLDEFTSVVDRTVAQIGSSAIAKSVRRRQQKFIAVTCHYDIIDWLNPDWIYQPASEEFQWRCERQSRPPISLKIINVHRSAWSLFRKHHYLDSTIHKSANCFMALVDDKPAAFTAVIHFPHKTTPSFREHRTVCLPDFQGVGIGNAMSEYVASLYVCKKPYTSVTGHPAMIRHRARSSLWRMTRKPSTVQHQYGFQRIRKSRVSGSAGRITASFQFIGPGRRKEAMRFGLI
- a CDS encoding transaldolase family protein translates to MKLFLDSAITDEIKHSLEYWDLDGLTTNPKHINNSGKPFLKVIEEIAELFTGTDKPVSVEVDPHITDWEQIVEQGIQLSKMSPNFVVKVGASEEGFKAIRELTKQGIRTNATLIFSVAQAWHAARAGAYFLSPFIGWKENYGDSTTEFILEVAEMLERHQYDSQIIAAAIRNARQIADVALAGAHCVTAGLVVYQDSMQNPYTVHGEKVFQDAWDATPKS
- a CDS encoding glucosamine-6-phosphate isomerase, with the protein product MTTEFPDYLKINRDALVKGTAVKLSVVKDMSEIAQHMATAMFKAIKVAEQNGHPATLIVPVGPVDQYPILADMLNQNQYSIRDVMLINMDEYLTDDDQWVDISHPLSFRGYMNRKFYDLLNPELSPLPENRICPDPNNVGAIQQLIDQRGGVDACFGGIGINGHIAFNEPPEPGHMIPTEEFLQLPTRNLNLTRETRTINSVTVGGEISIIPWRAVTIGMKEILAAKEQHFYCNRIWQSSVIRRVLQGPITGDCPASLLRTHSDVSLTVAEYVADLPDIRLR